A section of the Clostridium felsineum DSM 794 genome encodes:
- a CDS encoding metal-dependent hydrolase has translation MIFFGHLGLTTGVVKICENTILNKKKDIDYRFLLVGSILPDLIDKPIGAVFFRNVFHNSRIFGHTILFSAVLLLIGIYRQLKYKKNGILMLGIGSLIHLILDSMWLYTGILLWPFLGWTFPRRPDGNWAGEGITRLLTDPVYYSSEIIGFVIIMYYFIKLIKNGKFKNFIKTGQI, from the coding sequence ATGATATTCTTTGGACATTTAGGATTAACCACGGGAGTAGTTAAGATATGTGAAAATACCATTCTTAATAAGAAAAAAGATATAGATTATAGATTCTTGCTTGTTGGATCTATACTTCCAGATCTTATCGATAAGCCTATAGGAGCGGTTTTTTTTAGAAATGTATTTCATAATAGTAGAATATTTGGACATACCATTTTGTTTTCAGCAGTATTGCTTTTAATTGGCATTTATAGACAATTAAAATATAAAAAGAACGGAATTTTAATGCTAGGTATAGGAAGTTTAATTCATCTTATACTTGATAGTATGTGGCTATATACAGGAATACTTCTTTGGCCATTTCTGGGATGGACGTTTCCAAGGAGACCAGATGGGAACTGGGCAGGTGAAGGCATTACAAGGCTTTTAACAGATCCAGTCTACTACAGCTCAGAGATAATAGGCTTTGTTATTATAATGTACTATTTTATAAAGCTCATAAAAAACGGAAAATTTAAAAACTTTATAAAAACTGGGCAAATATAG
- a CDS encoding DeoR/GlpR family DNA-binding transcription regulator encodes MFARERYDIILELLNREGKVIVKDLSSRFNVTEDCIRKDLRYLENNNFLKRTYGGAIPIRKTAHYNKISDRRSANIREKLIIAKKAFDLIEDDETIFLDISTTNIMLAELLSKSDKKVTVITNMIDIISVLNMENNIKVISTGGVLSKDLNGYACSMTIDVISNYKFNKAFIGSCGVDLYDNSVTTFEVEDGNTKKAIMRNSKVVYIVMDNSKFYFGGTYKFAHFEDIDVIVTDKIPSDQIVGIMKKNDVNII; translated from the coding sequence TTGTTTGCAAGAGAAAGATATGATATAATTCTGGAATTACTAAATAGAGAAGGAAAAGTAATAGTAAAGGATCTAAGTTCAAGATTTAATGTTACAGAGGATTGTATAAGAAAAGACCTTAGATATCTTGAGAATAATAACTTTTTAAAAAGAACCTACGGTGGAGCGATACCAATAAGAAAAACAGCTCACTATAACAAGATAAGTGACAGAAGAAGTGCAAATATAAGGGAAAAGCTTATAATTGCTAAAAAAGCTTTTGATTTAATCGAAGATGATGAAACAATTTTCTTGGACATATCAACTACTAATATAATGTTAGCAGAGCTTCTATCGAAAAGTGATAAAAAGGTAACAGTTATAACAAATATGATCGATATAATTTCTGTATTAAATATGGAGAATAATATAAAGGTTATTTCCACAGGTGGAGTTTTATCTAAGGATTTAAATGGGTATGCATGTTCCATGACCATAGATGTCATATCTAATTACAAATTTAATAAAGCGTTTATTGGAAGCTGTGGAGTGGATTTATATGATAATAGTGTTACTACCTTTGAAGTAGAGGATGGAAATACTAAAAAGGCAATAATGAGAAATAGTAAGGTTGTATATATAGTTATGGATAACAGTAAGTTTTATTTTGGTGGAACATATAAGTTTGCTCATTTTGAGGATATAGATGTTATTGTAACTGATAAGATTCCAAGTGATCAAATAGTAGGTATAATGAAGAAAAATGATGTAAATATTATATAA
- a CDS encoding amino acid ABC transporter ATP-binding protein, which yields MSKDVAIEVKDLKKSYGSNEVLKKINVTIARNEVVCIIGPSGSGKSTLLRCMNGLEEITAGQLIVDGKDIADKKVNIDKLRENVGMVFQNFNLFPHLSVLKNITFAPVQLGKLSKEEAEKTALKLLDKVGLKDKADAYPNKLSGGQKQRVAIARALAMNPDIMLFDEPTSALDPEMVGEVLNVMKDLAKEGMTMVVVTHEMGFAREVSDRVIFMADGYIVEQGNPEDIFKKPVQDRTKEFLNKVL from the coding sequence ATGAGTAAGGATGTAGCAATAGAAGTTAAAGATTTAAAAAAGAGCTATGGCTCTAATGAAGTATTGAAAAAAATAAATGTTACAATAGCTAGAAATGAAGTTGTTTGTATAATAGGACCTTCTGGTTCAGGAAAAAGTACACTTTTAAGATGTATGAATGGTCTTGAAGAGATAACAGCAGGACAACTAATTGTTGATGGAAAAGATATAGCTGATAAAAAGGTTAATATAGATAAGCTAAGAGAAAACGTAGGTATGGTTTTTCAAAACTTCAACTTGTTTCCACATTTAAGTGTTTTAAAAAACATAACCTTTGCACCTGTACAATTAGGTAAATTATCAAAGGAAGAAGCTGAAAAAACGGCATTAAAGCTTCTTGATAAGGTTGGACTTAAAGATAAGGCAGATGCATATCCTAATAAATTATCAGGAGGTCAGAAGCAAAGAGTTGCCATAGCTAGGGCACTTGCTATGAATCCAGATATAATGCTTTTTGACGAACCTACTTCTGCCCTAGATCCTGAAATGGTTGGGGAAGTTCTTAATGTAATGAAGGATCTTGCAAAAGAGGGAATGACAATGGTGGTTGTTACCCATGAAATGGGCTTTGCAAGAGAAGTTTCCGATAGAGTAATATTTATGGCTGATGGATATATAGTAGAGCAGGGAAATCCGGAGGACATATTTAAAAAACCTGTACAAGATAGAACTAAAGAATTTTTAAATAAAGTGTTATAG
- a CDS encoding amino acid ABC transporter substrate-binding protein/permease — protein sequence MKKKFLLVVLAIIMCFGLVLTGCQNSNNDNKASGKKYTIATDATYAPFEFKSGSDYQGIDIDILNAIAKKENFTYDLKPMNFNGIIPALQSNQVDGAISGMSINDERKKTLDFSDSYYDSGLCIVTKSNNTSIKSIKDIKGKTAALKKGTAGAAYAEANKDKYGLTLKYFDDSPSMFQAVMNGNADITLEDYPVIAYKVSIDKNSELRIVGDKKITTSPYGFAVKKGSNKELLKKFNDGLKKIKADGEYDKVISKYIKTGKSAKAVKPEETNIVKQYAPELLKGLGMTLFITVVAMVIAIFIGAIFGFFSISSSRVLKALARWFVDIIRGTPLLVQAFFIFFGIPGLSGLKINPVVAGIIAVSLNAGAYMSEIFRGGILSIDQGQMEAARSLGIPYRTAMLKIVFPQAVKVMIPSIVNQFIISLKDTSILSVIGIQELTNTGQIIIGATFKAFQIWVIVAIMYFVIIKLLSILSRKIERYVKI from the coding sequence TTGAAAAAGAAATTTTTATTAGTAGTTTTAGCTATAATAATGTGTTTTGGATTAGTATTAACAGGATGCCAAAATAGTAATAATGATAATAAGGCTTCTGGCAAGAAATATACAATAGCAACAGATGCGACCTATGCACCATTTGAGTTTAAATCTGGAAGTGACTATCAAGGAATAGATATAGATATTTTAAATGCTATAGCTAAAAAAGAAAACTTTACGTATGATTTAAAACCTATGAATTTCAACGGTATAATACCAGCACTTCAATCAAATCAAGTTGACGGAGCAATTTCTGGAATGAGTATAAATGATGAGAGAAAGAAAACCTTAGACTTCTCAGATTCATATTATGATTCAGGTCTATGTATAGTGACAAAATCAAATAATACAAGCATTAAAAGCATAAAAGACATAAAAGGAAAAACAGCAGCGCTAAAAAAAGGAACAGCTGGAGCGGCTTATGCAGAAGCAAATAAAGATAAATATGGATTGACATTAAAATATTTTGACGATAGTCCTTCAATGTTCCAAGCAGTTATGAATGGTAATGCAGATATAACGCTTGAAGATTATCCTGTAATAGCTTATAAGGTATCAATTGATAAAAATTCAGAACTTAGAATAGTTGGGGATAAAAAGATTACAACTTCTCCATATGGATTTGCAGTAAAAAAAGGCAGCAACAAAGAACTTTTAAAGAAGTTTAATGATGGTCTTAAAAAAATAAAAGCAGATGGTGAATATGATAAAGTCATTAGTAAATACATAAAGACAGGTAAAAGTGCAAAAGCTGTTAAACCGGAAGAAACAAATATAGTTAAACAGTATGCACCAGAGCTTTTAAAAGGTCTTGGTATGACTTTATTTATAACAGTTGTAGCAATGGTTATTGCAATTTTCATTGGAGCAATATTTGGCTTCTTTAGTATAAGCAGTAGTAGAGTACTTAAAGCTTTAGCAAGATGGTTTGTAGATATAATAAGAGGAACACCTCTTCTAGTACAAGCATTTTTCATATTCTTTGGAATACCAGGTCTTTCAGGATTAAAAATAAATCCAGTAGTTGCAGGAATTATAGCAGTGAGTCTAAATGCAGGAGCATATATGTCTGAGATCTTTAGAGGGGGTATCCTTTCAATAGATCAAGGACAAATGGAAGCAGCGAGAAGCTTAGGTATACCATATAGAACTGCTATGCTTAAGATAGTATTCCCACAAGCAGTAAAAGTAATGATACCATCAATTGTAAATCAGTTTATAATTTCACTTAAGGATACATCAATCTTATCTGTTATAGGAATACAAGAATTAACAAACACAGGGCAGATAATAATAGGAGCTACCTTTAAGGCGTTCCAGATATGGGTAATAGTTGCGATTATGTATTTTGTAATAATTAAATTGTTATCTATTTTATCAAGGAAGATTGAGAGGTATGTTAAAATATGA
- a CDS encoding sulfate adenylyltransferase subunit 1 — protein MSLRENLNVVFVGHVDHGKSTLIGRLLYDTKALPDGAIEKVKKISEEEGKKFEYAFLLDAFEEEQRQGITIDITMIQFFTKRRDYVIIDAPGHKEFLKNMISGAASAEAAILVVDAKEGIQEQSKRHGYILSLLGIKKVYVAVNKMDLVDYSEERYNEIVTQFNEFLGNLNIHPESYIPISAFLGENVAKKSEKMSWYKGKSILDTMDGIEKDKGIEKKPLRFPIQDIYKFDNRRIIAGRIESGSLKEGDEVVFYPSLKTTKVKSVEFWQDKDKTDEVSAKMSVGITVEDEFYNKRGEIICHKDSGITVSNSFNANVFWMGKEPFLKGKKYKLKIATQEIEIEIEKIKKVIDAATLQEITGADHINKNDVAEIVIKSQQPICFDAFGDNEALGRFVIIDKFNTSGGGIILGSAEVSKKERETKRLVTKEDRKNKFKELGKLIAINGDNKETNISFAIKLEKKLFDLGQKVYYLDSKEYEKIADILRENGITVIVANREKLSEAVEIIVDEAGKISDNILNII, from the coding sequence ATGAGTTTAAGAGAAAATTTAAATGTAGTATTTGTTGGTCACGTAGATCATGGTAAGTCTACTTTAATAGGAAGACTTCTTTACGATACAAAAGCTCTTCCTGATGGAGCTATAGAAAAGGTAAAAAAGATCTCAGAGGAAGAAGGAAAGAAATTTGAGTATGCTTTTCTCTTGGATGCCTTTGAAGAAGAGCAGAGACAAGGAATAACTATAGATATAACTATGATTCAGTTTTTTACAAAAAGAAGGGATTACGTTATAATAGATGCCCCAGGACATAAGGAATTTCTTAAAAATATGATATCTGGAGCAGCAAGTGCAGAGGCAGCAATACTTGTTGTTGACGCAAAAGAAGGTATACAAGAGCAATCCAAAAGACATGGCTATATTTTATCACTTTTGGGAATAAAGAAAGTTTATGTAGCAGTGAATAAAATGGATTTAGTAGATTATTCTGAAGAAAGATATAACGAAATAGTAACTCAATTTAATGAGTTTTTAGGTAATTTAAATATACATCCAGAAAGTTATATTCCTATATCAGCTTTTCTTGGAGAAAATGTAGCTAAAAAGTCAGAAAAAATGTCTTGGTATAAAGGTAAGAGTATATTAGATACTATGGATGGTATAGAGAAAGATAAGGGAATTGAAAAAAAGCCTTTAAGATTCCCTATTCAAGATATATACAAGTTTGATAACAGGAGAATTATAGCAGGAAGAATAGAATCGGGAAGTCTTAAGGAAGGCGATGAGGTAGTTTTCTATCCTTCCTTAAAAACAACAAAGGTTAAATCTGTAGAGTTTTGGCAGGATAAGGACAAGACTGATGAGGTTTCTGCTAAGATGTCTGTGGGAATAACAGTAGAGGATGAGTTCTATAACAAAAGAGGCGAGATTATATGTCATAAGGATAGCGGCATAACAGTTTCAAATTCTTTTAATGCAAATGTATTTTGGATGGGAAAGGAACCTTTCTTAAAAGGAAAGAAGTATAAGCTTAAAATTGCAACTCAAGAAATAGAAATAGAAATTGAAAAGATAAAAAAGGTTATAGACGCAGCTACGCTTCAGGAAATAACAGGAGCAGATCACATAAATAAAAATGATGTTGCAGAAATAGTTATAAAATCACAGCAGCCTATATGTTTTGATGCTTTTGGAGATAATGAAGCACTTGGAAGATTTGTAATAATAGATAAATTTAATACAAGTGGTGGTGGAATTATTTTAGGAAGTGCAGAGGTTTCAAAGAAGGAGAGGGAAACGAAAAGACTTGTTACCAAGGAAGATAGAAAAAATAAATTCAAAGAATTAGGAAAGCTAATTGCAATTAATGGAGATAATAAAGAGACAAATATAAGTTTTGCAATAAAATTAGAGAAGAAGTTATTTGATTTAGGGCAAAAGGTATATTATTTAGATTCCAAAGAGTATGAAAAAATAGCAGATATCTTAAGAGAAAACGGAATAACAGTTATAGTAGCGAATAGAGAAAAATTAAGTGAGGCTGTAGAAATTATTGTAGATGAAGCTGGTAAAATAAGTGACAATATCTTGAATATAATTTAA
- the cysD gene encoding sulfate adenylyltransferase subunit CysD, whose protein sequence is MDHLDRLEAESIYILREAYKHFGKLGMLWSIGKDSTVMLWLAQKAFFGNCPFPLIHVDTTHKIPEMIKFRDEVAKKYDLNLIVHTNRQALDDGMGPHKGRLECCKALKTEGLQQVIDKYKFEGLIVGIRRDEEGSRSKERVFSERNSDSQWDYTDQPPELWDQFKTDFKKGNHIRVHPLLGWTELDIWEYIRRENIPVVSLYFSKNGKRYRSLGCAPCTTPVDSNASNLDEIIEELKSTNETERSGRAQDKADPHALEKLRKYGYM, encoded by the coding sequence ATGGATCATTTAGACAGATTAGAAGCAGAAAGTATTTATATTTTAAGAGAGGCATATAAGCATTTTGGAAAACTAGGAATGTTGTGGTCTATAGGAAAAGATTCTACAGTAATGCTGTGGCTTGCACAGAAGGCTTTCTTTGGAAATTGTCCTTTTCCACTTATACATGTAGATACTACACATAAAATTCCTGAGATGATTAAGTTTAGAGATGAGGTAGCTAAAAAGTATGATTTGAACTTAATTGTGCATACAAACAGACAAGCCTTGGATGATGGAATGGGACCACATAAGGGTAGATTAGAGTGCTGTAAGGCATTAAAAACTGAGGGACTTCAGCAGGTTATTGATAAATATAAATTTGAAGGACTTATAGTTGGAATAAGAAGAGATGAAGAAGGCTCAAGATCAAAGGAAAGAGTATTTAGTGAAAGAAATTCAGATTCACAGTGGGATTATACAGATCAACCACCAGAATTATGGGATCAATTTAAAACTGATTTTAAGAAAGGAAATCATATAAGGGTACATCCTCTTTTAGGTTGGACTGAACTTGATATATGGGAGTACATAAGAAGAGAAAACATTCCTGTTGTTAGTTTATATTTTTCTAAGAATGGAAAGAGGTATAGAAGTCTTGGCTGTGCACCATGTACAACACCCGTAGACTCAAATGCTTCAAATCTTGATGAAATAATTGAAGAGCTTAAAAGTACAAATGAAACAGAGAGAAGTGGAAGAGCTCAAGATAAGGCGGATCCACATGCACTTGAAAAACTTAGAAAGTACGGATATATGTAG
- a CDS encoding ABC transporter permease translates to MQNKSTTVIGILRRVLFYIILIAIWELTYKVFVDVLGVWKSYTFPSPGEVINVFVYLINDNTLFIAIGTSIIRLIIGYLIALFIGIILALICIKYKYIDENLTPLMLGLQTLPSVCWIPFAILWYGIDERSIIFVTVVGSVFSIAIATISGVKNINPIYAKAARTMGAKGKILYFNVIIPSALPEIISGMRQGWSFAWRALMAGEMLSATKGLGQVLMAGRELGDISQVMAVMIVIIVFGLVFDKLLFAKLERNIRYRCGLEKKN, encoded by the coding sequence TTGCAAAACAAGAGTACGACAGTGATTGGGATTTTGAGAAGAGTTCTGTTTTATATAATTCTGATAGCAATTTGGGAGCTAACGTATAAGGTTTTTGTAGATGTACTAGGTGTTTGGAAGTCATATACTTTTCCATCCCCAGGAGAGGTTATTAATGTATTTGTGTACCTTATTAATGATAATACTCTTTTTATAGCAATTGGAACAAGTATCATAAGGCTTATCATAGGATACTTAATAGCACTATTTATAGGAATAATTTTGGCATTAATATGTATCAAATATAAGTATATAGATGAAAATTTAACTCCACTTATGCTTGGGCTTCAAACACTTCCAAGTGTATGTTGGATACCCTTTGCAATACTTTGGTATGGAATAGATGAGAGATCAATAATATTTGTAACAGTTGTAGGCTCAGTATTTTCTATAGCTATTGCAACAATATCAGGAGTTAAAAACATAAATCCTATATATGCTAAGGCAGCTAGAACTATGGGGGCTAAGGGTAAAATACTTTATTTTAATGTGATAATTCCGTCAGCGCTTCCAGAAATTATATCAGGTATGAGGCAAGGCTGGTCTTTTGCCTGGAGGGCACTTATGGCAGGTGAGATGTTATCAGCAACTAAAGGCCTTGGGCAAGTACTTATGGCAGGAAGAGAACTTGGAGATATAAGTCAGGTTATGGCGGTTATGATAGTTATCATAGTCTTTGGACTTGTATTTGATAAATTATTGTTTGCAAAGCTTGAAAGAAATATTAGATATAGATGTGGGCTTGAAAAGAAAAATTAA
- a CDS encoding ABC transporter ATP-binding protein has product MGIEIKGVTKDFISKEKNVHTLDNVNLSIKDGEFICLLGPSGCGKSTLLNIIAGLERPTNGIVYLNDKEIKMPGPDRAFMFQEAALFPWLKVIDNVEFGMKVKNISKEERRKKALEYLKMVHLTKFQNSYIHELSGGMRQRVALARALTLDSKVLLMDEPFSALDSQTKSILQLELQNIWIKTRKTIIFVTHNVEEAVMLADRVVVMAANPGRIKNIFEIKLARPREPQSLDLTYVASEVMKDLKEEVEKVAKQEYDSDWDFEKSSVLYNSDSNLGANV; this is encoded by the coding sequence TTGGGAATAGAGATAAAAGGTGTAACAAAGGATTTTATATCAAAAGAAAAAAACGTGCATACCTTGGATAACGTGAATCTTTCTATAAAAGATGGAGAATTCATATGTTTACTTGGACCATCTGGCTGTGGAAAATCCACACTTCTTAATATAATTGCAGGACTTGAAAGACCAACTAATGGAATAGTGTATTTAAATGATAAAGAAATAAAAATGCCGGGACCAGATAGAGCATTTATGTTTCAAGAAGCGGCACTTTTCCCCTGGCTTAAGGTAATAGATAATGTGGAATTCGGAATGAAAGTAAAGAATATATCAAAAGAAGAAAGACGTAAAAAAGCGCTTGAATATCTTAAAATGGTGCATCTTACTAAATTTCAAAATTCTTATATACATGAGCTTTCAGGAGGAATGAGACAAAGGGTTGCACTTGCGCGTGCATTAACTCTTGATTCAAAAGTGCTTTTAATGGATGAGCCATTTTCAGCACTTGATAGTCAAACAAAAAGTATACTTCAACTTGAGCTTCAAAACATATGGATAAAAACTAGGAAAACTATAATATTTGTAACACATAATGTGGAAGAAGCTGTAATGCTTGCAGATAGAGTTGTGGTAATGGCAGCGAATCCAGGAAGAATAAAGAATATATTTGAAATAAAATTAGCAAGACCGAGAGAGCCTCAGAGCCTTGATTTAACATATGTTGCAAGTGAGGTAATGAAAGATCTTAAAGAGGAGGTGGAGAAGGTTGCAAAACAAGAGTACGACAGTGATTGGGATTTTGAGAAGAGTTCTGTTTTATATAATTCTGATAGCAATTTGGGAGCTAACGTATAA
- a CDS encoding aliphatic sulfonate ABC transporter substrate-binding protein: MKKIKIGALLITMVFTLGLLSGCAAKNKKTSQVKIAYFANITHSQALLQRDDGSLQKALGTNTKIKWEKFSAGSTEVESLLAGEVDIGYIGPGPAINAYTKSNGDIRVIAGAADAGAILVSRKNVNIKSVKDLKNRRVAIPQYGNTQDLSLRILLSENGLKDKTKGGNVEIVEAENSDIKTLLAKGSIDAALVPEPWGTRLVKEVGAKVVLNYKDIWRNGEYPTAIVVARKQFIKEHPDIVQKFVENLIKETDKTNGNESKAEDAINRQLKEVTGKGLSKKILNSSFKRIKVTNDPEKEAIIEMADWSYKVGFIKSKANLKDMFDLSFLNKEIKK, translated from the coding sequence TTGAAGAAAATAAAAATTGGTGCTTTGTTAATTACAATGGTATTTACCTTGGGGCTTTTATCAGGATGTGCAGCAAAAAATAAAAAAACATCACAGGTTAAAATAGCGTATTTTGCCAATATAACACACTCACAAGCACTGCTTCAAAGGGATGATGGTTCACTTCAAAAAGCACTAGGGACGAATACTAAAATCAAATGGGAGAAATTTAGCGCAGGATCAACAGAGGTTGAATCCTTATTAGCAGGAGAGGTTGATATAGGATATATTGGACCAGGACCAGCTATAAATGCATATACAAAATCAAATGGTGATATAAGAGTTATAGCAGGAGCAGCAGATGCAGGAGCAATACTAGTTTCAAGAAAAAATGTAAATATAAAAAGTGTAAAAGATTTAAAGAATAGAAGAGTTGCTATTCCCCAATATGGAAACACTCAAGATTTAAGCCTTAGAATTCTGTTATCAGAAAATGGCCTTAAGGATAAGACTAAAGGGGGAAATGTTGAAATTGTTGAGGCAGAAAATTCAGACATAAAAACTCTTTTGGCTAAGGGGTCAATAGATGCAGCGCTAGTTCCAGAACCATGGGGGACAAGACTTGTTAAGGAGGTTGGGGCAAAGGTTGTACTGAATTATAAGGATATATGGAGAAATGGAGAGTATCCAACAGCAATTGTTGTAGCAAGAAAACAATTTATAAAAGAGCATCCAGATATAGTTCAAAAGTTTGTTGAAAATCTTATTAAGGAAACGGATAAGACAAATGGCAACGAATCAAAGGCTGAAGATGCTATAAATAGGCAGCTTAAAGAAGTAACAGGAAAAGGCTTATCAAAGAAAATATTAAACTCGTCCTTTAAAAGAATAAAAGTTACAAATGATCCAGAAAAAGAAGCAATTATAGAGATGGCAGATTGGTCCTATAAGGTAGGCTTTATAAAAAGCAAAGCAAATCTTAAAGATATGTTTGATTTAAGCTTTTTAAATAAGGAGATTAAAAAGTAA
- a CDS encoding 4Fe-4S dicluster domain-containing protein — protein MSIKVDENKCVGCEKCINVCPGSLIYKNEAGKAFIKYPKDCWGCTACLKECKVRAIKYFLGADIGGNGSYMYVSEKKEELEWHMIDRKNNEKIVVTSRKEANKY, from the coding sequence ATGAGCATTAAAGTAGATGAAAATAAATGTGTAGGTTGTGAAAAATGCATAAATGTATGTCCTGGAAGTTTAATATACAAAAATGAAGCTGGAAAAGCTTTTATAAAATATCCTAAGGATTGTTGGGGTTGTACTGCATGTCTTAAAGAATGCAAGGTTAGGGCAATAAAGTACTTTTTAGGAGCAGATATAGGTGGTAATGGTTCTTATATGTATGTAAGTGAAAAGAAAGAAGAACTAGAGTGGCATATGATTGATAGAAAAAATAATGAAAAAATCGTAGTAACTAGTAGAAAGGAAGCAAATAAATACTAG
- a CDS encoding adenylyl-sulfate reductase subunit alpha, giving the protein MKIIQSILKTDLLIVGGGAAGCFAAISASEKSKLKILIAEKSNIKRSGCLAAGVNALNAYIGKGETPESFTDYVKREFSEVVREDLIYNAAKRLNHVTEAVEKMGLTILKDEDGNYVQRGKRSIKINGENIKPILVKELKSKDNVEILNGVNIVDYIVKNEKVIGAIGFSVKEPKIYIIYAKAVICTTGGASGIYKPNNPGFSRHKMWYSPFNTGAGYAMGIRAGAEMTTFEMRFIALRCKDTIAPTGTIAQGVKTPQVNSLGEEYVHKYGKPTTVNRLYSTVMENLSGNGPCYLKTEGINENQVEDLTKAYLNMAPSQALKWFDRKIDPALSNIEIEGTEPYIVGGHGASGYWVDTKRKTTIEGLYAAGDVSGGSPKKYVTGCFAEGEIAAENAVEYAEKQQLNTVTEEEIGEIVHTITGFFNGESDFNFEELEEAMQKTMDEYAGGISQHYGYTEKKLNIAEERIEELLKLSYTLKAKDMHELLFIFELIDRLYVAKVVIAHLKARRETRWKCYEQNESYKAKDDDNFLRYVNSVCRAGKINIVYRKLIGRDEIYEH; this is encoded by the coding sequence ATGAAGATTATACAGAGTATTCTAAAAACAGACCTTCTCATAGTTGGAGGAGGAGCAGCAGGATGTTTTGCAGCTATTAGTGCTTCAGAGAAATCCAAGCTAAAGATATTAATTGCAGAAAAGTCGAACATAAAGAGAAGTGGATGTCTTGCAGCTGGGGTAAATGCTTTAAATGCATATATAGGAAAAGGTGAGACGCCTGAATCCTTTACGGATTATGTAAAAAGAGAATTTAGTGAGGTTGTAAGAGAAGATTTAATATATAATGCGGCAAAAAGGCTTAATCATGTAACAGAAGCAGTAGAGAAAATGGGGCTAACAATACTTAAAGATGAAGATGGAAATTATGTACAAAGAGGAAAAAGAAGTATAAAAATCAATGGGGAAAATATAAAACCAATTTTAGTTAAAGAATTAAAAAGTAAAGACAATGTGGAGATTTTAAACGGAGTTAACATAGTTGATTATATTGTGAAGAATGAAAAGGTCATAGGAGCTATAGGCTTTTCTGTAAAAGAACCTAAAATATATATTATTTACGCAAAAGCAGTTATCTGTACAACAGGAGGAGCTTCAGGGATATACAAACCTAATAATCCTGGTTTTTCAAGACATAAGATGTGGTATTCACCTTTTAACACAGGGGCTGGATATGCCATGGGAATAAGGGCTGGAGCAGAAATGACTACCTTTGAAATGAGATTTATAGCATTAAGATGTAAGGATACTATAGCACCTACTGGAACTATAGCACAAGGAGTTAAAACACCTCAAGTTAATTCACTTGGTGAAGAGTATGTACACAAGTATGGAAAACCTACGACGGTAAATAGGCTTTATAGTACAGTTATGGAGAACTTAAGTGGTAATGGTCCATGTTATTTAAAAACTGAAGGGATAAATGAAAATCAAGTAGAGGATTTAACTAAAGCTTATTTAAATATGGCTCCATCACAGGCTTTAAAGTGGTTTGACAGAAAAATAGATCCGGCCTTAAGCAATATAGAAATAGAAGGTACTGAACCTTATATAGTTGGCGGACATGGAGCAAGTGGGTACTGGGTAGATACTAAAAGAAAGACAACAATAGAAGGACTTTATGCAGCAGGAGATGTATCAGGAGGTAGTCCTAAAAAATATGTTACAGGTTGTTTTGCAGAGGGTGAAATTGCAGCAGAAAATGCAGTTGAATATGCAGAGAAACAGCAGTTAAATACAGTTACAGAAGAGGAAATAGGAGAAATAGTACATACAATAACAGGCTTCTTTAATGGAGAAAGTGATTTTAATTTTGAAGAGTTAGAAGAAGCTATGCAAAAGACTATGGATGAATATGCAGGAGGAATATCACAGCATTATGGATATACGGAGAAAAAGCTTAACATAGCAGAGGAAAGAATAGAGGAGCTTTTAAAGCTTTCATATACCTTAAAAGCTAAAGACATGCATGAACTTCTATTTATATTTGAACTTATAGATAGGCTGTATGTAGCAAAGGTTGTAATTGCTCATTTAAAGGCTAGACGTGAAACTAGGTGGAAATGTTATGAACAAAATGAAAGTTATAAAGCTAAGGATGATGATAACTTTCTTAGATATGTGAATTCCGTGTGTAGAGCTGGAAAAATAAATATAGTATATAGAAAACTTATAGGAAGGGATGAGATTTATGAGCATTAA